The stretch of DNA GATGCCGCGTCGCGCCGGCTCCGGGATCGGTCCTAGGGTAGCCAGCAGGTCCATCAAGCTCCCCGCGTGTTCTTCCGTGGACCGCTCCAGCGGCGCCTCGTCCAGACCGGCGGGCACGGGGGTCGCGGGGTCGTGGTATAGATGAACCCCGTGGGGCGGGTCGCCCTCCTGGGACGCGATCTGCAGGAATTGGGCAAGGTTGTCCGGGTCGATGACCATCCCTGCGTGTTCCCCGGTGCGCAGTACGCAGCGGTGCGGCTCCAGGAACGCAGTCCAGCGATCGGGCTTCAGGGGCAGGGAGAGGGTATCCGGGATCAGGGCATCGGCGTGCAGTCCGGCTGCCGTGAGTTGTTCCAGCCATCCGTCCATGGCCGCCCGGGAGACTGCCGCCACCGCCACACCGCGCTCCGGATCCTGTCCACCCAGGGCGAAGTGCAGGCGGTCCACGTCTTCGGCCAGGTGCTCCTCCAGGGCGTAGGGGATAGCGCGGATCATGCGTTGGCGCTGGGACGTCGGCACCTTCGCGTGGGCCAGGGTCACCTGATCGCCGGGGACCAGTACCACGACGAACCGGCCCGCCGCGTCGCCCGCCGCCTCCTCCAGCGTCCCGTTCCGCACCGGAGTACGGACATGGCCCGTAGTATCCCACAGCAGCCACGCCGCGGGTGCGCCGGCCTCGCCCAGACGGATGTATATGGTTTCGCGCATCTACACGGTTCCCCGGGTGCGCATTATAACCTCTTCATTGCCCTGGTTGCCGCGCAGGATCACGCTGTTTAGAAACACGCGCGCGCGCCCCACCTGGGTTTCGCTGTGGATGAGGAAATAATTGCTGGAGACACTGATCCCCTGGGTGAGGGTCGCCTGCAGCTGGGGATTTTGCCGGAGCCGGGCCTGTATCGCCGGTTGATTCAGGAAATCCTGCACGGTCTTGTAGGGCTGCTGCGCGCGGGCCTGGACCAGGGCCTTGGCGTCGTCCGCGCTGAGACCCGGTACCAGCATCGCCAACACCAGCGCTGGGGCGGTATTGACGTTGATGGGGGTATGCCCCGGCAACGCGGTGATAAAAGGGGCCAGGGCTTGATAGATCTTCGGCGTGTAGCCGGCCACCAGTATCAGTTCCGTGGGACTCGTCATTGCTTGGTTCGCCGCCCGGTACGGGGGCGAGAGCCGGAGGTAGTAATCATCCTCGGCCCCGCCGGGGAAACGCGCTTGCATATCCGGGTCGATCCAGTCCAACACTGACTGGACCAGGTCCGGATCGAGGCCGAGCAGTTCCAGCAGGCGGCGGAAACGTGCGGCGTCCGGTTGGCTCTCCAAACCGTTGACTACCAAATTGTTGAGATTGAAGCGGCCCTGAAGGTCAATGATCCGCCCCGCCAAGCTGCCGCCCTCGACTGGGATCGGCGGTGGCAGTTGCGCCCAATTCTCTGTCAGATCGTCCACCGCGCTTTTGGCGTGATCCTTGCGCAGGATCTCCTCGCCCCAGGTTTCTACAGCCAGTCCGTAAAGATAAGCTTGGTCCTGCTCCAGGAGGTTTGCTGTGCGGCGGATCTCGATCTGCTGGCGGGAGACCATGGCGGTAACCGCGGCGGTCGCGAGGGCGACCACCAGCATGGCGACGATCACCGCCACGCCGCGGTTGCGGTGCGGGGGGTGTGGGGCGCGCAGTCGGACCATGGCCGTACCAAGGGGATAGGATCGGGAGCCGCGGGCCCGAGCCCGCGCACCCCACCTTACGTGGGCCGTGTGCATGGCGCAAGGGTGAGTCTCCATCGCGCACGCCCTCAGTTGGGCAGCAGGAATAGCCAGCGGATCCGTCCCCATTGTTTGAGATCCAGCACCACCTCCACGGCGCGCGGCAACGGCGCGGCGCCGGGCGCTGCCAGGAGGCCCGCGGGCGGCCAGGAGGGTTGCCACACCTGCTGCGCATCGAGGAACCGGATCTCGGCGGTGTGGACTCCGTGCAGCACGTCCGCGTCCTGGGGCGTGGCGCCCGGGGCGCGGTCCAGTTCCGCCCAGGTACTGCGGATGAGGGTATCGCCCTTCAACCGGTAGGCGACCCGCTCCAGGCTGCTGCGCGGCAGTCCCGCGGGGTTGCTGCGCCCCCCGCGGGTCTCCTCGAACAGGGTCGCGGTCCCCGCGCCCCCGAGAAAGGCGGCGACGGTGCTGCCCAACTCGTCGCGAATGGTGCGCGGGACTGCCTGCTGCAGGTCCCGCTCCAGTTGCAGATAAGCCATCTGCAACTCGGTGAGTTGCTGCATCCGCAGGTCCGTCTCCTGGCGGGTATGCAGTACCGAGAGCAGTCCGCCGTAGGCCAGCGCCGCGACGACCGCGAATACGGCGATGGCCACGAGCATTTCCAGCAGCGTGAAGCCCGTGCCTGCCGGGTCTCGGATGGTGGACCAGCGGCTCATGGTGCCGGGGCCCCGGGAGTGACCTGCGGCTTACCGAGGTAGCCCACCAGCGTGGCGAGCGACCCGGCCTTGGGGTCGTCCTTGACGCTCACCTTCAGGTCCACCTGCCGCATGTCCGGGTCCGGCGTGCCGGAGACCTTCATGGTCCATTTCCACTCCCGTCCGGCCATCGTAACGGTGCCGTCGCTATCCCCCACGGAAGGCCAGGCGCGTGTGATCCGCTGTTCGATGAACTGGTTGCGGGCGACCCAATCCGCCAGGGTGCGGTCGCGCAGGTAGGCGGCGTTGCCCGCGACACTTCCCGCCGACTGTATGGCGGCCGCCAACGCAATCGCCAGTATTGCCAGGGCGATAAGCACCTCCAGCAGTGTGAAACCTCGGGCGGGATCCGGGACGCGCCGCAGCGCGGGCCGGCGGATCACGAATCGGTCCCTGCCTTCGGCTGCATGACCTTGACCTTGCCGCTGAATTTGCCCACCACCTGGACGCCGTCGGGGCTGCCGGTTGCTGTGAATGTTAGGGTGAACGGCGTGCGTTCACCGCTGGAGTACAGAAAAACGTTTGGCTTCTCGTCCGCCGCGCCGGGGTCCGTCAGGGGAACCGGCTGGCCCTCGGTGACGAGGCGCAGATTCACGTCCGGTTCCAGGCGCCGCGGGCGCAGCAGCTCATCGTTCGTCACCGGTCGCCACTTCTGCCCGTCGAGGATCATGAACCGGTAACCGTGGGGGGAGAATCGGATTCCGTAGTCGGCGAATGACAACACGGCTTGGTCGCTCGCCATCCCCATGAGTGCCGCCAATCGGCTCGCATCCTCCGAGAGTTCGGTGTCGCGATTGCGCGTGCCGGTGCTCAGGGTCACCATGCTCAGCACGACGCCGATGATGACGAGCACCACCAGCAACTCGAGGAGGGTGAATCCCCGGGCGCCGGTGACCCGATTGCGTGCAGCGCAGCGAGCCATGGGAGCAGGGTGCCTTGCGCCGCTGTGCGGCGCGGTGGGTTCCGCAGGCAGGCTATTGCAGGTTCCAGTTCCCGATATCGTCGTTGCTGACCTGGCCGTCGGGCCCGAGGGAATAAATATCGATGGCACCGTGTTGCCCCGGATTGAGGTACTGATATGGATGCCCCCAGGGGTCCTTCGGAAGGCGCTCGATGTATCCGCCCTGCTTCCAGTGCGGCGGTTCCGGGGGTTGGGTCGGCTTGGTGACCAGCGCCTGTAGGCCCTGGTCCGTGGTCGGGTAGACGTAGTTGTCGAGCTTGTAGAG from Chromatiales bacterium 21-64-14 encodes:
- a CDS encoding type II secretion system protein GspL, yielding MRETIYIRLGEAGAPAAWLLWDTTGHVRTPVRNGTLEEAAGDAAGRFVVVLVPGDQVTLAHAKVPTSQRQRMIRAIPYALEEHLAEDVDRLHFALGGQDPERGVAVAAVSRAAMDGWLEQLTAAGLHADALIPDTLSLPLKPDRWTAFLEPHRCVLRTGEHAGMVIDPDNLAQFLQIASQEGDPPHGVHLYHDPATPVPAGLDEAPLERSTEEHAGSLMDLLATLGPIPEPARRGINLLQGAYSRREQLGRILRPWRATAALLGVWLLLGMGLQIYEYAHLRAQSQTLSKQIVQFYRQTFPTERRVVNARVQMERHLQALQKRRGDAADGFLALLGQTGTALRGTAGIRLEALNYQGGGLDLRLSANDVQGLDQLKQQLMKEGRLSVEIQSASTHDNRVESRVQIRSKGKGS
- a CDS encoding type II secretion system protein GspG; translation: MHTSIPRAPSHLRRGPFQSGFTLIEIMVVVVILGILAALIVPRIMDKPEEARVVKAKQDIRALEGALNLYKLDNYVYPTTDQGLQALVTKPTQPPEPPHWKQGGYIERLPKDPWGHPYQYLNPGQHGAIDIYSLGPDGQVSNDDIGNWNLQ
- a CDS encoding type II secretion system protein GspJ, with product MSRWSTIRDPAGTGFTLLEMLVAIAVFAVVAALAYGGLLSVLHTRQETDLRMQQLTELQMAYLQLERDLQQAVPRTIRDELGSTVAAFLGGAGTATLFEETRGGRSNPAGLPRSSLERVAYRLKGDTLIRSTWAELDRAPGATPQDADVLHGVHTAEIRFLDAQQVWQPSWPPAGLLAAPGAAPLPRAVEVVLDLKQWGRIRWLFLLPN
- a CDS encoding type II secretion system protein GspI, giving the protein MHSNRQPRRRPGGGQIQRQGQGHAAEGRDRFVIRRPALRRVPDPARGFTLLEVLIALAILAIALAAAIQSAGSVAGNAAYLRDRTLADWVARNQFIEQRITRAWPSVGDSDGTVTMAGREWKWTMKVSGTPDPDMRQVDLKVSVKDDPKAGSLATLVGYLGKPQVTPGAPAP
- a CDS encoding type II secretion system protein GspH, with amino-acid sequence MARCAARNRVTGARGFTLLELLVVLVIIGVVLSMVTLSTGTRNRDTELSEDASRLAALMGMASDQAVLSFADYGIRFSPHGYRFMILDGQKWRPVTNDELLRPRRLEPDVNLRLVTEGQPVPLTDPGAADEKPNVFLYSSGERTPFTLTFTATGSPDGVQVVGKFSGKVKVMQPKAGTDS